Proteins encoded in a region of the Bombiscardovia apis genome:
- a CDS encoding MFS transporter, with translation MTETSSDSRKPVSVGGEHPQERAATSAHKASKSSSQAPTPASAHIKRATGRNPHKTNPYSFHVWRKRLHVSDVTVVEKTTLKRAVAGTVVGNFMEWYDVGVYGYLAVTIGTVFLSDASPAIQRLFSLGVFAVTFIARPLGGIVLGQLGDRLGRQSILAFTLLSMSGATLLIGLLPGYETIGFWAPVLLILLKLAQGFSTGGEYAGASTMVTEYAPDRHRGFFASLLDVGSYLGFAFGAGLVSLIEFSLSPEAMTSWGWRIPFILALPLAGIAVYFRTKVEDTPAFQQAQNANEEQPGDADEHKGLISLIRDYWRELLMAFVLVAAANTLGYTLTTYMPTYLTTTLHQSMAQANLLTLPILLIVAACIPITGALSDKYGRKKILFIGALTGCLFMLPAFKLMERNESATTFLGLLLIAVPVIFFVANLASSLPALFPTASRYGGMGLSYNLAVAIFGGTAPLIMEALVSATGNVMAPAYWIMFTSACGLVTVLFLAESARRPMPGTLPTVSSQQEARDLVATQDENPDLDVSTLIKDAEENGTRTVPDGLKAAEKVVDHARSEHQRIE, from the coding sequence ATGACAGAGACGAGTAGCGACAGCAGGAAGCCAGTCAGCGTTGGAGGCGAACACCCACAAGAACGCGCCGCAACTTCCGCGCACAAGGCCAGCAAGAGCAGCAGCCAAGCTCCAACTCCAGCAAGTGCCCATATTAAGCGCGCAACAGGCAGAAACCCACATAAAACCAACCCATACAGTTTCCACGTTTGGCGCAAACGTTTACATGTGAGTGACGTCACCGTAGTGGAGAAAACTACTTTGAAGCGCGCTGTTGCAGGCACCGTTGTCGGTAACTTCATGGAATGGTACGACGTTGGCGTCTACGGATACTTAGCTGTCACTATTGGCACCGTTTTCCTCTCTGACGCATCGCCCGCAATCCAGCGACTCTTCTCCCTTGGAGTGTTCGCAGTTACTTTCATAGCCCGCCCCCTAGGTGGCATCGTGCTCGGCCAGCTGGGAGACAGGCTGGGCCGCCAAAGCATCTTAGCCTTCACCCTGCTTTCTATGTCTGGCGCCACGCTTCTCATTGGTTTACTCCCCGGATACGAAACCATCGGCTTCTGGGCACCTGTTTTGCTCATCCTTCTGAAGTTGGCACAGGGCTTTTCGACCGGTGGTGAATACGCAGGCGCTTCGACCATGGTCACTGAATATGCGCCCGACCGCCACCGCGGCTTCTTCGCTTCCCTGCTCGACGTGGGCTCATACTTGGGCTTTGCCTTCGGCGCCGGACTAGTCTCACTGATTGAGTTTTCTCTCAGCCCCGAGGCAATGACCTCTTGGGGTTGGCGCATTCCCTTCATTTTGGCCCTGCCGCTCGCCGGAATTGCCGTCTATTTCCGAACCAAAGTGGAAGATACGCCAGCCTTCCAGCAAGCGCAGAATGCTAACGAAGAGCAGCCAGGTGATGCGGATGAGCACAAGGGGCTTATCTCTTTGATTCGTGACTATTGGCGAGAGCTGCTCATGGCTTTCGTCTTGGTTGCGGCAGCCAACACCTTGGGCTACACGCTTACCACATACATGCCCACATATTTGACAACTACCCTGCATCAGAGCATGGCTCAAGCCAACTTACTTACGCTCCCCATTTTGCTAATTGTGGCCGCCTGCATCCCTATTACTGGTGCCCTTTCCGACAAATATGGACGTAAAAAGATTTTGTTCATCGGCGCTTTAACCGGCTGCTTGTTCATGCTGCCGGCTTTTAAACTCATGGAGCGCAACGAATCAGCTACTACCTTTTTAGGGTTACTCCTGATTGCTGTTCCGGTAATTTTCTTCGTAGCAAATTTGGCTTCATCTTTGCCGGCGCTCTTCCCCACAGCCTCGCGCTATGGCGGCATGGGCTTGTCTTATAACTTAGCAGTAGCCATTTTCGGTGGCACAGCACCCCTCATTATGGAGGCCTTGGTCTCAGCGACAGGCAACGTAATGGCTCCTGCTTACTGGATTATGTTTACTTCTGCCTGCGGTCTTGTCACAGTGTTATTCCTTGCGGAATCAGCTCGTCGCCCTATGCCAGGCACGCTACCTACAGTCTCAAGCCAGCAGGAGGCGCGTGATTTGGTTGCAACGCAAGACGAGAATCCAGATTTGGATGTTTCAACACTGATTAAAGATGCTGAAGAGAATGGTACCCGTACAGTTCCAGACGGTCTCAAGGCCGCTGAAAAAGTAGTTGACCATGCTCGCTCAGAGCATCAAAGAATCGAATGA